From Candidatus Bathyarchaeota archaeon, a single genomic window includes:
- a CDS encoding heavy metal translocating P-type ATPase: MTKQKSRLKISGMACAACAQTIEKALLKTEGVDKALVNFATETAHIEYDDKITNEKRLTEIIKDTGYDVDGGTQRITLRIGGMTCASCAQTIENALRKTEGMHAKTWRGS, translated from the coding sequence ATGACCAAACAAAAAAGTCGTCTTAAAATCTCTGGAATGGCCTGTGCTGCCTGTGCTCAAACAATAGAGAAGGCATTGCTGAAAACTGAAGGAGTAGATAAAGCCCTAGTTAACTTCGCAACAGAGACTGCACACATAGAATATGATGACAAGATAACAAATGAAAAGAGACTGACAGAGATCATCAAGGACACAGGCTATGATGTAGATGGGGGAACTCAGAGGATTACGCTAAGGATTGGAGGTATGACATGTGCTTCTTGCGCCCAAACCATCGAGAACGCTCTAAGGAAAACGGAAGGCATGCATGCAAAGACGTGGAGGGGAAGTTAG
- a CDS encoding PadR family transcriptional regulator: MLSEDIALDMIRSSIVLLLSEKPLHGYRIMKEVEDRIGKPVNPSLLYPFLKKLEKNGLVTSTRKPVGQKPKKVYELTAAGKVLAARIYKRIASMVSMAIEPNLSVCFHCGCKIYEGGYREAEGDKERIFCCVHCAQAYKNELHSVTQSAEKPRRR; this comes from the coding sequence ATGTTGAGCGAAGACATCGCTTTAGACATGATAAGATCATCTATAGTTCTACTTCTCAGCGAGAAACCTCTTCATGGATATAGAATCATGAAAGAGGTTGAGGACCGAATAGGCAAACCAGTCAACCCAAGTCTGCTTTATCCGTTCCTGAAAAAGCTTGAAAAGAACGGTTTGGTGACGTCGACTAGAAAACCAGTGGGCCAGAAGCCAAAGAAAGTGTATGAGTTGACGGCTGCAGGAAAGGTATTAGCTGCCCGTATCTACAAGCGAATAGCGTCAATGGTCTCTATGGCTATCGAGCCGAACCTAAGCGTATGTTTTCACTGTGGCTGCAAAATTTACGAAGGGGGATACCGAGAGGCTGAAGGAGACAAAGAAAGAATCTTCTGTTGCGTTCACTGCGCCCAAGCCTACAAAAACGAATTACACTCAGTAACTCAATCAGCTGAAAAACCAAGAAGGAGATGA
- a CDS encoding UbiA family prenyltransferase yields MVQLFSTSMEYLRVTRVGSWLGWIFSFGFGSIFLSLPPLDRFVVVLFAFSLATASIFILNQYFDRKEDQVNEFKSSLPVASGKITPWTALIFSFLLAISCLVSVVFVEPNLVWLFLIYLAFGIAYSAPPFRLKTVPVVDFIVSGIGAGFMPFLMGLELTGKLGSNISLIILGVVPLMLIHCGGHIIQAVGDYEVDRKMGIHTFVVKYGRKNGAIVAGFLFLSACFLPFVYSVFGLLAYKHLFMFFIILPPSIPILKRYAALLKKPSVENVINMQKTATKYGIIGATLMLGYIILVEIAIF; encoded by the coding sequence GTGGTCCAATTGTTCTCAACGAGTATGGAATACCTTAGGGTTACGAGAGTTGGAAGTTGGCTTGGGTGGATTTTTAGTTTTGGCTTCGGAAGCATCTTCCTAAGTTTGCCTCCTCTTGATCGTTTCGTTGTTGTCTTGTTTGCATTCTCACTTGCCACAGCCAGCATCTTCATCTTGAACCAATACTTCGACCGAAAAGAAGATCAGGTGAACGAGTTCAAGTCTAGTTTGCCTGTGGCCTCTGGGAAGATAACGCCGTGGACAGCACTAATCTTTTCCTTTCTTTTAGCAATCTCGTGTTTAGTCTCAGTAGTTTTTGTTGAGCCAAATCTTGTATGGCTGTTTCTCATCTATCTTGCATTCGGAATCGCGTATTCTGCTCCCCCTTTCAGACTGAAAACTGTGCCAGTTGTGGACTTCATTGTTTCAGGTATAGGTGCTGGCTTCATGCCATTCTTGATGGGGTTGGAGTTAACTGGCAAGCTAGGCTCCAATATTTCATTAATTATTTTAGGTGTCGTTCCGTTAATGCTAATTCACTGTGGTGGCCATATCATTCAAGCGGTTGGAGACTATGAGGTAGATCGCAAAATGGGGATTCACACTTTTGTTGTCAAGTATGGCAGGAAGAATGGTGCCATTGTCGCTGGATTCCTGTTTCTATCGGCATGTTTCTTGCCATTTGTCTATTCGGTTTTTGGCTTACTCGCTTACAAACATTTATTCATGTTTTTCATAATCCTCCCCCCTTCCATACCGATCCTCAAGCGCTATGCTGCCTTGTTAAAGAAGCCATCAGTAGAAAACGTCATTAATATGCAAAAAACTGCAACAAAGTATGGAATTATCGGGGCAACACTAATGTTGGGTTATATAATCCTAGTGGAAATAGCCATCTTTTGA
- a CDS encoding YkgJ family cysteine cluster protein has product MRHSLASGIPCVKRKCVKCCLETRMPLSNLDLRRILKLNYELEYFAVKTNGGWRLKNNRGRCVFLQEKGCRIYPHRPDGCKLYPLVYDETLKKAVIDPLCPYGYLFEVQKNDVERLKTLLENSH; this is encoded by the coding sequence GTGAGACACTCGTTGGCAAGCGGTATCCCCTGTGTAAAACGTAAATGTGTAAAGTGCTGCTTGGAAACGAGAATGCCTCTTTCCAATCTTGATTTAAGGAGAATTCTAAAGCTCAATTATGAACTCGAGTACTTCGCAGTGAAAACAAATGGGGGATGGCGTTTAAAGAACAACCGTGGAAGGTGTGTTTTTCTCCAAGAAAAGGGTTGTCGAATATATCCCCATCGACCTGACGGATGCAAGCTATACCCGCTAGTCTACGATGAAACCCTAAAAAAAGCAGTTATTGATCCGCTCTGTCCCTACGGTTACTTATTTGAGGTCCAAAAGAACGATGTCGAAAGACTGAAAACGCTCCTCGAAAACTCGCATTAA
- a CDS encoding Lrp/AsnC ligand binding domain-containing protein, translating to MEAYVLVNCEAGESWEIAKAALKMENVKMAHAVTGQYDVVAFVEFADMDVLTNILGRFQTMNGIERTHTAVVIPPTK from the coding sequence GTGGAAGCGTATGTCTTAGTTAACTGCGAAGCCGGTGAATCCTGGGAAATTGCCAAAGCTGCGCTCAAGATGGAGAACGTGAAGATGGCGCATGCTGTTACTGGTCAGTATGATGTAGTTGCCTTTGTTGAGTTTGCTGACATGGACGTGTTGACGAACATTCTTGGCAGGTTTCAAACTATGAATGGAATTGAGCGAACTCATACAGCGGTCGTAATACCTCCAACAAAATAA
- a CDS encoding DUF3795 domain-containing protein, translating into MEKMVAFCGITCTACKAFIATQEDDDAKRRQVAEEWSRAYNNEIRPEQINCNGCLPGLGIHQQLHLCEIRKCGMEKEVENCAYCADYKCETLTKFFENAPEAGKTLEKTRQQLKK; encoded by the coding sequence ATGGAGAAGATGGTTGCTTTTTGTGGAATAACTTGTACAGCTTGTAAAGCCTTTATAGCCACACAGGAAGATGATGATGCTAAAAGAAGACAAGTAGCTGAAGAATGGTCGAGAGCCTACAACAACGAAATAAGACCCGAACAAATAAACTGCAACGGTTGCTTGCCAGGACTAGGTATTCATCAACAACTGCATCTCTGTGAGATTAGAAAATGTGGAATGGAAAAAGAAGTTGAAAACTGTGCTTACTGTGCTGACTATAAATGTGAGACGCTCACCAAATTCTTTGAAAATGCGCCTGAGGCAGGAAAGACGCTTGAGAAGACAAGACAACAGTTAAAGAAGTAG
- a CDS encoding pyridoxamine 5'-phosphate oxidase family protein, translating to MNHKSVELQEIWKYFDGEPHVFLATVDVDQPRVRPVTLIHLKEKLYVTTGSNDAKVKQIKRNFKTEFCLLLEKDERKGTVRAECIAQIVEDKDVKADVFNNISFAKEFWKSPDDPNYIVIKLKPISFEYMKPETIEAVKIEV from the coding sequence TTGAACCATAAGAGTGTTGAATTACAGGAAATTTGGAAATACTTTGATGGAGAGCCACATGTTTTCCTTGCTACTGTTGATGTTGATCAACCGAGAGTGAGACCTGTGACACTTATACATTTGAAGGAAAAACTTTATGTCACTACTGGTTCCAACGATGCTAAAGTGAAGCAGATAAAACGAAATTTTAAAACGGAGTTTTGCCTATTGCTTGAAAAAGATGAGAGAAAAGGGACAGTGAGAGCTGAATGCATTGCACAAATAGTTGAAGACAAGGATGTCAAAGCAGATGTCTTCAACAACATTTCCTTTGCAAAAGAATTCTGGAAAAGCCCAGACGATCCTAACTATATTGTCATAAAACTAAAGCCCATCAGTTTTGAATACATGAAACCTGAAACTATTGAAGCAGTAAAGATAGAAGTCTAG
- a CDS encoding DUF11 domain-containing protein produces MISLRKSTVLIVTCVLLGASLAYVFATQLQPSSHGIGLLKSADSFAYIGDFVEYQIKVYNPSDYDLYNINVTDPMLGLNDTIPFLEARNMTGKTYTFHREVLETDLNPLVNEVFVEAVDSSGAYSSSSTQAITIIAERYLTIVKVGPESAHKGEAIEYTITVNNTGEHDLLDVVVEDETLGFAWKGDLNTGETNIFNLTYTIPCSIEGNLTNTAAVWAQLNETTFYAEASWTTKIVHPCLYPHSMGYWKNHPDEWLVDWIEMGDTNYTKEEAIDILEGANAKDATRMLAAQLIAAKLNRLSGACSDFCYCDESVDIDEVIEDADEFLAEYPLGSDPKDENRQNALQLKDLLDAYNNSKCD; encoded by the coding sequence ATGATTAGTTTAAGAAAATCTACAGTATTGATAGTCACATGTGTGCTACTCGGGGCTTCGCTTGCTTATGTATTTGCGACCCAACTACAACCATCTTCGCATGGTATTGGATTGCTCAAGAGTGCTGACAGCTTTGCCTACATAGGCGACTTTGTCGAGTATCAGATAAAAGTCTATAATCCCTCCGACTATGACTTGTACAACATCAACGTAACTGATCCTATGCTTGGACTTAACGACACCATTCCCTTCCTAGAGGCAAGAAACATGACAGGCAAAACCTATACATTCCACAGGGAAGTCCTTGAAACCGATCTTAATCCCTTAGTCAATGAGGTTTTCGTTGAAGCTGTTGATTCTTCAGGGGCATACTCCTCTAGTTCCACTCAAGCAATTACAATAATAGCTGAGCGCTACCTCACAATTGTAAAGGTTGGACCCGAAAGCGCCCACAAAGGTGAAGCAATAGAATATACGATTACAGTGAACAACACTGGAGAACATGACCTCCTTGATGTCGTTGTGGAAGATGAAACGCTCGGGTTCGCTTGGAAAGGAGATCTGAACACAGGAGAAACCAACATCTTCAACCTAACTTACACGATCCCCTGCAGCATTGAAGGCAACCTAACAAACACAGCTGCTGTCTGGGCACAGCTAAACGAAACAACATTTTATGCCGAAGCATCCTGGACCACCAAGATTGTCCACCCTTGTCTTTACCCGCACAGTATGGGGTATTGGAAGAATCATCCTGATGAATGGCTTGTGGACTGGATAGAGATGGGAGACACGAATTACACGAAAGAAGAGGCCATCGATATACTGGAAGGAGCTAATGCCAAGGATGCAACCCGAATGCTCGCTGCCCAGCTTATCGCGGCAAAATTAAACAGACTGTCTGGAGCTTGCTCAGATTTCTGTTACTGTGATGAATCAGTGGATATTGACGAAGTAATCGAAGACGCTGATGAATTCCTAGCAGAATACCCACTCGGCTCTGACCCCAAAGATGAGAACAGGCAAAATGCTCTTCAGCTAAAGGATTTGCTAGATGCGTACAACAACTCCAAATGTGACTAA
- a CDS encoding DUF3096 domain-containing protein gives MGETIERGLKKFGVTVSKPILALIAIIFGILVIVFPDLLQWIVGLYFIIQGLLFFVDYLELRKG, from the coding sequence ATGGGTGAAACGATTGAAAGAGGACTTAAGAAATTCGGCGTCACCGTCTCAAAGCCTATCCTCGCTCTGATTGCCATAATCTTCGGCATTCTAGTAATAGTCTTTCCAGATCTCCTTCAATGGATCGTCGGATTGTACTTCATAATACAAGGTTTGCTATTCTTCGTCGACTACCTCGAGCTGAGAAAAGGATAG